In the Clostridia bacterium genome, one interval contains:
- a CDS encoding stalk domain-containing protein, with protein MKKRAHGLPVEAILLGLGLGLLGLGPTPAGPALADDASLGRVGDGVQPLHQTEVQMVAEEVRVKVSPERSEVEATFTLLNRGPAVNLLVGFPQALEQAGPERAEFGDDTTLHDFRAWVGGREVPARLEKAATGGQGSQAGERSPPESGPPGFPALPPYPAWYIFPVSLASGEQVEVRNTYWVKNTAWSNGEVETGYILQSGATWAGPIGRGRVELVLEGIDPYQVIGARPGNWRLEKENTYVWEFADWEPDRDITLHFSNRPGWAMFSSPRPEIDSLLQEGRYAEALSLLEQALREASLADGERQALLFRRGLALQEAGRLQEARELWEANLDLPWLARQRGEEAAQEALSGSQSEPPGAYRLAGDPAAYYHLARIYRQQGDLASLSLLYHQVVARRMGLPLQRWLELYLPTSERVRPEPPVVARAEVELEHNFAKERPLIAVELADPDGDLWQWSLRAWTVSGGTEAVLAKQQKEVWYGETYSTQARVPLHAQPPGTVIYYQVSARDGAGHVAQSGVRVWTLPSAAEMWGQPLGEVQVEDRVTPRQEVLIGNLAATGTNLRLELADGRRIEFSAPKPLDDAATGGLALVSGSWPEEGTFVAERIVPLSGDLAGRRVELRPYLNLVPGVGLFLDNRGMEYSGGREQIHAAFRSPPFMLNYTTFVEALELTEILDLSLGYHPGSRVITWEGRGRPLKLGIGRSAYSAYRGPGEPWASALWYDGKLYVPLRFVLEHYGYRVEYDPGQNLIRAGAPFKLERAE; from the coding sequence ATGAAAAAGCGCGCGCATGGGCTGCCGGTGGAGGCCATCCTACTGGGCCTCGGGCTCGGCCTGTTGGGCCTCGGACCCACTCCGGCCGGCCCGGCCCTGGCCGACGACGCCAGCCTGGGCCGGGTGGGCGACGGGGTACAGCCTTTGCATCAGACTGAAGTGCAGATGGTGGCCGAAGAGGTACGGGTCAAGGTGTCTCCTGAGCGCTCGGAGGTAGAAGCCACCTTTACCCTCCTGAACCGCGGGCCGGCCGTGAACCTGCTGGTGGGTTTCCCCCAAGCCCTGGAGCAGGCCGGCCCGGAAAGGGCCGAATTTGGCGATGACACCACCCTCCACGACTTTCGGGCCTGGGTCGGGGGCCGGGAAGTGCCGGCAAGACTGGAAAAGGCGGCCACCGGCGGGCAGGGGTCCCAGGCGGGGGAAAGGTCCCCGCCGGAGAGCGGGCCGCCCGGCTTTCCCGCCCTGCCTCCTTACCCGGCCTGGTACATCTTTCCGGTTTCCTTGGCCTCCGGGGAGCAGGTGGAGGTACGCAACACCTACTGGGTAAAGAATACCGCCTGGTCCAACGGCGAGGTAGAAACCGGCTACATCCTGCAAAGCGGCGCCACCTGGGCAGGGCCCATCGGCCGCGGGCGGGTGGAACTGGTCCTGGAGGGCATTGACCCCTACCAGGTCATCGGCGCCCGGCCGGGTAACTGGCGCCTGGAGAAGGAAAACACCTACGTCTGGGAGTTTGCCGACTGGGAGCCGGACAGAGACATTACCTTGCACTTTTCCAACCGCCCTGGTTGGGCCATGTTTTCTTCCCCCCGGCCGGAAATCGACAGCCTGCTCCAGGAAGGCCGTTATGCAGAGGCTTTGTCCTTGCTGGAGCAGGCGCTGCGGGAGGCCTCCCTGGCGGATGGGGAACGCCAGGCTCTTCTTTTCCGCCGGGGCCTGGCCCTCCAGGAAGCGGGTCGCCTCCAGGAGGCCCGCGAGCTGTGGGAAGCCAACCTGGACCTTCCCTGGCTGGCCAGGCAGCGGGGTGAAGAGGCGGCCCAGGAGGCGCTTTCTGGCAGCCAAAGCGAGCCGCCTGGCGCCTACCGCCTGGCCGGCGACCCGGCCGCTTATTACCACCTGGCCCGGATCTACCGCCAGCAGGGCGACCTGGCCAGCCTAAGCCTGCTCTACCACCAGGTAGTAGCCCGGCGGATGGGCCTGCCCCTGCAGCGCTGGCTGGAACTGTACCTGCCCACCAGCGAACGCGTCCGCCCGGAGCCCCCCGTAGTGGCTAGGGCGGAGGTCGAGCTGGAACACAACTTTGCCAAGGAACGGCCGCTAATCGCTGTGGAGCTGGCCGACCCCGACGGTGACCTGTGGCAATGGTCTCTCCGGGCCTGGACTGTTTCTGGCGGCACAGAGGCGGTGCTGGCCAAGCAGCAGAAAGAGGTCTGGTACGGCGAGACCTATTCTACGCAGGCCCGCGTCCCCCTGCACGCGCAGCCGCCGGGCACAGTGATCTACTACCAGGTCAGCGCCCGGGACGGCGCCGGGCACGTGGCACAGAGCGGCGTCCGGGTATGGACGTTACCCAGCGCTGCAGAAATGTGGGGCCAGCCCCTGGGCGAGGTGCAGGTAGAGGACCGGGTGACGCCGCGGCAGGAGGTGTTGATCGGCAACCTGGCCGCCACAGGCACCAACCTGCGTTTGGAACTGGCGGACGGCCGGCGGATCGAGTTTTCCGCCCCCAAGCCTCTGGATGATGCCGCCACCGGCGGGTTGGCCCTGGTCAGCGGTTCCTGGCCGGAGGAAGGCACCTTTGTAGCCGAGCGGATCGTACCGTTGAGCGGCGACCTGGCTGGCCGCCGGGTCGAATTGCGCCCCTACCTTAACCTCGTTCCCGGAGTGGGGCTTTTCCTGGACAATCGGGGTATGGAGTATTCCGGCGGGCGGGAGCAAATTCACGCCGCCTTTCGCTCCCCTCCCTTTATGCTCAACTACACCACCTTTGTCGAGGCCCTGGAGTTGACGGAGATCCTCGACCTCTCCCTGGGCTACCACCCCGGCTCCAGGGTGATTACCTGGGAGGGCCGGGGCCGGCCGCTCAAGCTGGGCATCGGACGGAGCGCATACTCCGCCTACCGGGGCCCGGGCGAGCCCTGGGCCAGCGCCCTTTGGTACGACGGGAAACTGTACGTGCCCCTGCGTTTCGTGCTGGAACACTATGGCTACAGGGTGGAATACGACCCCGGCCAGAACCTCATCCGGGCCGGGGCGCCCTTCAAACTGGAACGGGCTGAATGA
- a CDS encoding GreA/GreB family elongation factor, with product MGPPISAGNTPIFTCTPATSLAKNRRAFSRNVGGGDISPVGKALLLRRVGDEVTVNAPAGVFRYQIRSIRWRRD from the coding sequence GTGGGGCCGCCGATTTCTGCGGGCAACACTCCGATCTTCACCTGCACTCCGGCCACCTCTTTGGCAAAGAACCGCAGGGCCTTTTCGAGAAACGTAGGAGGCGGCGATATTTCGCCTGTCGGAAAGGCATTATTGTTAAGGAGAGTCGGAGACGAAGTAACCGTTAACGCGCCGGCAGGTGTCTTCCGCTACCAGATAAGATCTATCAGATGGCGGCGCGATTAG
- a CDS encoding anti-sigma factor, whose translation MTQEVNQERGSTEPVFNEREFLRKARLRSVLRITLISLAVAIGVLVLAFVVPEIMLQKQENRLDCLYPELVRFSEPNTVALGGESYGVRWLGRQKRYYLLRLVGDKPCAAGTLTLDFDAWGGEQSKGHYSFCVLSPDEPLVRRYPGISTGLPEGAKVYLAPYAVPRLEFYHPAVNYEKIRIEFAVLETIPRDNLVEMALSFSRPLTLDEMRALFPEAVRLMWGAVCAYEDHEYQEKPYLAKRLVGNPYLEGPEGEEEFITALEALSRIPSYHSDNLQRTAFFLREHGVRYYGVVAVGDPATLQELSGNELITGTILGIVTPPY comes from the coding sequence ATGACTCAAGAGGTCAACCAGGAGCGCGGCAGCACCGAACCGGTCTTCAACGAAAGGGAATTCCTGCGTAAGGCCCGCTTAAGAAGCGTCTTGAGGATTACTCTGATTTCCTTAGCTGTGGCCATAGGGGTGCTGGTGCTGGCGTTCGTAGTCCCGGAGATAATGCTGCAGAAGCAGGAGAATCGTCTGGACTGCCTGTACCCGGAACTGGTACGTTTCAGCGAGCCTAATACCGTGGCGCTTGGCGGGGAGAGCTACGGCGTGCGCTGGCTCGGCCGGCAGAAGCGGTACTACCTCCTCCGGTTGGTAGGCGACAAACCCTGCGCGGCCGGAACCCTCACCCTGGATTTTGATGCCTGGGGGGGAGAGCAGAGTAAAGGCCATTATTCTTTCTGCGTACTGAGTCCCGATGAACCCCTTGTCAGGCGCTATCCGGGTATATCAACGGGCCTTCCGGAAGGAGCCAAAGTGTACCTGGCGCCGTATGCGGTGCCCAGATTGGAGTTCTATCATCCGGCAGTGAATTACGAGAAGATCAGGATAGAATTCGCGGTGCTGGAAACGATTCCTCGAGATAATCTGGTAGAAATGGCCCTTTCCTTCAGCCGGCCTCTGACCCTCGACGAAATGAGGGCCCTATTTCCGGAGGCGGTCAGGCTGATGTGGGGCGCGGTGTGCGCCTACGAAGACCACGAGTACCAGGAGAAGCCCTACCTGGCGAAGAGGCTGGTTGGCAATCCCTATCTAGAGGGCCCGGAGGGCGAAGAAGAGTTCATAACGGCGCTGGAGGCGCTCAGCCGGATTCCGAGTTATCACTCCGACAACCTCCAGCGAACCGCCTTCTTCCTCCGGGAGCACGGCGTGCGCTACTACGGCGTGGTGGCCGTGGGTGACCCGGCGACCCTACAGGAACTGTCCGGTAATGAACTCATAACCGGCACGATCCTCGGGATCGTGACTCCGCCCTATTGA
- a CDS encoding glycoside hydrolase, translated as MAARSVWLLIALLIVLILPVGAARAADLPPLEADDLVRVDFARSDTELPVSILPEAAEQPQATLTRLLPTGFEAQWRAGMVQGREIGEVRLALPGEEGQVLFRLREAAGGLSPARRAQIVAGRLQSLLDRGLTAGEIAVTRRQGDWVVVARDQVLATADARTARLSNSHPQALAYRWAQNLIHALAQRDRPAKSGRTVDLVLDPAARGTVYALTVEGVQKSSDGGGTWQPLPIPYTENRPEASPAPFPQSLALLPGDPRRLLVGIYPGEIWLSDDGGATWEKTWADAPGSGGNARVYALEADPQVPGRAWAGLADGVDRGYVLRSDDGGRTWQRVWQGGGVIDLLPVPGCAGAVMIQAMEANPEADNAWEPRVYRSGDGGISWQRLGFGGILIRDSSAPGVVYRTEWRLEKFGDRYLKTGYRLKRSSDGGATWEEVAWSGVPDEPWLFVPVTVGGEARLLLQGDRTYYYRRWTLAPLPQGFAERRRQLEALVTEALSWGTDDGVSFTYTPEENALYVSGFNSGLYRLELGLPVVLWTPEEIVQKYLAVEPWQARSYLAARTLVAIPTPGRGERELVWTGRYEVLRREERGDGRLVLTVRQYMQPRQPIPGQKGPVVEVVRYTFVREGLFYGLYAVEPVSG; from the coding sequence GTGGCCGCAAGGAGCGTATGGCTACTGATAGCCCTGTTGATCGTCCTCATTTTGCCCGTGGGCGCCGCCCGGGCGGCCGATCTTCCGCCGCTCGAGGCGGACGACCTCGTGAGGGTGGATTTCGCCCGCTCGGACACCGAGTTGCCGGTCAGCATCCTGCCGGAGGCAGCCGAGCAGCCGCAGGCCACCCTAACCCGACTGCTACCGACGGGATTTGAGGCCCAGTGGCGGGCCGGGATGGTGCAGGGCCGGGAAATAGGTGAGGTCCGTCTCGCCCTCCCGGGCGAGGAGGGTCAGGTGCTGTTTCGCCTCCGGGAGGCGGCCGGAGGTCTTTCTCCCGCCCGGCGGGCCCAGATTGTGGCCGGGCGCCTGCAGTCCCTGCTCGACCGGGGGCTAACCGCCGGGGAGATCGCGGTCACCCGGCGCCAGGGAGACTGGGTGGTGGTAGCTCGGGACCAGGTCCTGGCTACGGCCGATGCCCGCACCGCCCGACTTAGCAACAGCCATCCCCAGGCCCTGGCCTACCGCTGGGCCCAAAACCTGATCCATGCCCTCGCCCAGCGCGACCGGCCGGCCAAGAGCGGGCGCACCGTGGATTTGGTGCTCGACCCGGCGGCGCGCGGCACGGTCTACGCCCTCACCGTGGAGGGGGTCCAAAAAAGCTCCGACGGGGGTGGCACCTGGCAACCGCTGCCCATACCCTACACCGAAAACCGTCCGGAAGCGTCTCCCGCTCCCTTTCCCCAGAGCCTGGCCCTCCTCCCCGGCGATCCCCGGCGCCTGCTGGTGGGCATCTACCCGGGGGAAATCTGGCTTTCCGACGACGGCGGGGCGACCTGGGAGAAAACCTGGGCCGACGCCCCGGGATCCGGGGGTAACGCCCGGGTTTACGCCCTGGAAGCCGACCCCCAGGTTCCAGGCAGGGCCTGGGCCGGCCTGGCGGATGGCGTGGACAGGGGCTACGTTTTGCGCAGTGACGACGGCGGCCGCACCTGGCAGCGGGTCTGGCAGGGAGGCGGGGTGATCGACCTCCTGCCGGTCCCGGGTTGCGCCGGCGCGGTGATGATACAGGCCATGGAGGCCAACCCGGAGGCGGATAATGCGTGGGAGCCCCGGGTTTACCGCTCGGGTGACGGCGGGATTAGCTGGCAGCGCCTGGGTTTCGGCGGCATCCTGATCCGGGATAGCTCGGCACCGGGGGTGGTCTACCGGACGGAGTGGCGGCTGGAGAAGTTCGGGGACCGGTACCTGAAGACCGGTTACCGGCTCAAGCGGTCCTCCGACGGCGGGGCCACCTGGGAGGAGGTGGCCTGGTCGGGTGTCCCGGACGAACCCTGGCTCTTTGTGCCCGTAACCGTGGGGGGCGAGGCGCGCCTGCTGCTTCAGGGCGACCGCACCTACTATTACCGCCGCTGGACCCTGGCTCCCCTGCCCCAAGGCTTTGCCGAGCGCCGGCGGCAACTGGAAGCCCTGGTGACCGAGGCTTTGTCCTGGGGTACGGACGACGGCGTGAGCTTTACCTACACTCCGGAAGAAAATGCCCTTTACGTCAGCGGCTTTAACAGCGGCCTGTACCGGCTGGAACTGGGGTTGCCGGTGGTCCTCTGGACCCCGGAAGAAATCGTGCAGAAATACCTGGCCGTGGAGCCGTGGCAGGCCCGGTCCTACCTGGCGGCCCGTACCCTGGTGGCCATACCCACGCCCGGCCGAGGGGAGCGGGAACTGGTTTGGACCGGCCGGTACGAGGTGCTGCGGCGGGAAGAACGCGGCGACGGTCGCCTGGTGCTTACGGTACGCCAGTATATGCAGCCGCGGCAGCCTATCCCCGGCCAAAAAGGGCCGGTGGTGGAGGTGGTTAGGTACACCTTCGTAAGGGAGGGCCTATTCTACGGCCTCTACGCCGTGGAGCCGGTGAGCGGCTAA
- a CDS encoding type II toxin-antitoxin system RelE/ParE family toxin → MKVRWTQEAIDFLEAQEDYMSGLGVRIVAEAEEKLRRFVGVHVRVPVVLKGGKVRHVYRMLLSKALPYKVYYEIQEDAVVVVAVRHARQRPIESSEWAQ, encoded by the coding sequence GTGAAAGTTCGCTGGACGCAGGAAGCGATAGACTTCCTCGAGGCCCAAGAAGACTATATGTCCGGGCTGGGAGTGCGCATCGTTGCCGAAGCGGAGGAAAAGCTGCGCCGGTTCGTCGGCGTTCACGTGCGCGTCCCGGTGGTGCTAAAGGGCGGGAAGGTCCGCCACGTGTACAGGATGCTCCTCTCAAAGGCCCTGCCTTATAAAGTCTATTACGAGATACAGGAAGACGCAGTCGTAGTAGTGGCCGTGCGCCACGCCCGCCAGCGCCCGATAGAATCGTCTGAGTGGGCTCAATAG
- a CDS encoding nucleotidyltransferase domain-containing protein gives MAEQSVAELARSVLEPVKQVKLVFLFGSRAGAKPRQDSDVDMAVYRDPKPGRRQKERAWEALERALGAEVDLVDLNDCPACPWPTFFFRGAVFQNPT, from the coding sequence ATGGCCGAGCAATCGGTGGCGGAACTGGCCAGGAGCGTACTGGAGCCGGTCAAGCAGGTAAAGCTGGTTTTTTTGTTCGGCTCGCGGGCCGGGGCCAAGCCAAGACAAGATTCCGACGTGGATATGGCCGTTTATAGGGACCCGAAACCGGGTAGAAGGCAAAAGGAACGGGCGTGGGAGGCTCTGGAAAGGGCTCTGGGCGCCGAAGTGGATCTGGTTGATCTGAATGATTGCCCGGCCTGCCCCTGGCCAACTTTCTTTTTCCGTGGGGCGGTGTTCCAGAATCCCACCTAA
- a CDS encoding SurA N-terminal domain-containing protein, whose translation MFPPARTTNSPEKLLAVLAVLALLLAATACRAAAGDEVVALVNGEEITLQELDMAIREVEVGLQMASRLEELEPGSSPEPIGAAEFVAALGIDPGAMSEEEARFYRRLERELERQKRPPDRNEAFNQLARKEVLYQEAVKRGLGVSLAEARELQRQVEEVSRKAYEREGRWQEILRMEQEAGSGVPVAGGMERGRVTVDCPGRQHQEVEKLV comes from the coding sequence ATGTTCCCTCCAGCCAGGACGACGAATAGCCCCGAAAAGCTCTTGGCGGTCCTGGCCGTTCTGGCCCTGCTTCTCGCGGCAACGGCCTGCCGAGCTGCCGCCGGTGACGAGGTGGTAGCCCTGGTCAACGGCGAGGAGATTACCCTTCAGGAGTTGGACATGGCAATTAGAGAGGTGGAGGTGGGCCTGCAGATGGCCTCGCGGCTTGAGGAGCTGGAGCCGGGTTCTTCGCCCGAGCCGATCGGTGCGGCAGAGTTCGTTGCGGCCTTGGGCATAGACCCGGGAGCCATGAGCGAGGAAGAGGCCCGTTTCTACCGGCGGCTGGAGCGCGAGCTGGAGCGCCAGAAACGGCCCCCGGACCGCAATGAGGCCTTCAACCAACTGGCACGCAAGGAAGTTCTTTACCAGGAGGCAGTCAAACGCGGGCTGGGGGTTTCCCTGGCCGAGGCGCGCGAACTGCAGCGGCAGGTGGAGGAGGTTTCCCGGAAGGCGTACGAACGGGAAGGCCGGTGGCAGGAGATCCTCCGGATGGAACAAGAGGCAGGCTCTGGGGTACCGGTCGCGGGAGGAATGGAAAGAGGCCGTGTTACCGTCGATTGCCCGGGACGCCAGCATCAGGAGGTTGAAAAACTGGTTTGA
- a CDS encoding nucleotidyltransferase domain-containing protein: MAEQSLVELAKSVLEPVKQVKMAFLFGSRAEARARQDSDVDIAVYWEPKPGRRQKERVWETLERTLGTEVDLVDLNDCPATLAWEALQGIPLVKRDERFYLEYMLEVSREAEDWQEYLFDLWRWRRRLAGE; this comes from the coding sequence ATGGCCGAGCAATCGCTGGTCGAACTGGCCAAGAGCGTACTGGAGCCGGTCAAGCAGGTAAAGATGGCTTTCTTGTTTGGCTCGCGGGCCGAGGCTAGGGCAAGGCAGGATTCCGATGTGGATATAGCCGTCTATTGGGAGCCTAAACCCGGCAGAAGGCAAAAGGAACGGGTATGGGAGACCCTGGAAAGGACCCTTGGCACCGAGGTAGATCTGGTGGACCTTAATGATTGCCCGGCCACACTGGCCTGGGAGGCCCTTCAAGGTATCCCCCTCGTTAAACGGGATGAACGCTTTTACCTCGAGTACATGCTCGAGGTTTCCCGCGAGGCGGAAGACTGGCAGGAGTACCTTTTCGACCTGTGGCGGTGGCGCCGCCGCCTGGCAGGGGAGTAG
- a CDS encoding DUF86 domain-containing protein encodes MSPLRPAQRESIMRRLSFLQVELSDLQEYNGLTYEEYQTDRRVRREVERLVENLANACLDIVKIILAGENLEVPSTYSLAFARLSEAGLIPHDLAKDLAALARTRNVLAHQYLDIKWERLHHFLRHGPRLLARFVEIVERKLEESAEEA; translated from the coding sequence ATGAGTCCGCTACGGCCCGCCCAAAGGGAAAGCATAATGCGCCGTTTGAGTTTCCTCCAGGTGGAACTCAGCGATTTGCAGGAATATAACGGCCTTACTTATGAGGAGTATCAGACGGATCGCCGTGTCCGACGGGAAGTGGAGCGACTGGTAGAGAACCTGGCCAATGCGTGCTTGGACATAGTGAAGATAATCCTGGCTGGAGAGAATTTGGAGGTGCCTTCTACCTATTCTTTAGCGTTTGCCCGCTTGAGCGAGGCCGGGTTGATCCCCCATGACCTGGCCAAAGATCTGGCCGCCTTGGCCCGGACACGCAACGTTCTTGCCCACCAGTACCTGGACATCAAATGGGAGAGGCTGCACCACTTTCTCCGGCATGGTCCGCGCCTTCTGGCTAGGTTTGTAGAGATCGTAGAGAGGAAGTTGGAGGAGAGCGCAGAAGAAGCCTAG
- a CDS encoding sigma-70 family RNA polymerase sigma factor, which yields MWERLYRIAVGYLLRLGLSPADAEDIAQEALISTYLHADGVPEGRLTAYVMAVAKNRYVDLVRKNRREFAGLSLDPGSPAWPSEADRIETRVEIERALGRLNLTEQKLFHLKYSLDLSTAEISARLNTSRHTVKTLLWRLRRKLREYLEEGRGS from the coding sequence ATGTGGGAGCGTCTATACCGAATCGCCGTGGGCTATCTGCTGAGGCTCGGGCTATCTCCCGCCGACGCCGAAGACATAGCGCAGGAGGCGCTTATTTCCACCTACCTCCATGCCGACGGCGTCCCGGAGGGAAGGCTGACGGCTTATGTCATGGCCGTGGCCAAAAACCGATATGTGGATCTGGTGAGGAAAAACCGGCGGGAATTCGCCGGGTTGAGCCTCGACCCCGGCTCCCCCGCCTGGCCTTCCGAGGCCGACCGGATCGAAACCAGGGTAGAGATAGAAAGGGCGCTGGGGCGGCTCAACCTTACCGAGCAAAAGCTCTTTCACCTGAAATACAGCCTGGATCTCAGCACCGCCGAAATCTCCGCTCGGTTGAACACCAGTCGCCATACGGTAAAGACCTTGCTCTGGAGGTTGCGAAGGAAGCTGAGAGAATATCTGGAAGAGGGAAGGGGGAGCTAG
- a CDS encoding nucleotidyltransferase domain-containing protein, protein MAGRLQATFASLLQALTRAAQEVYGERLVSLAVFGSVGRGTPRFDSDVDLLVVATGLPRGRMARVREFSAVEERLAPALKSAAAAGVSTVVNPVFT, encoded by the coding sequence GTGGCCGGCAGACTACAGGCAACGTTCGCGAGCCTTCTACAGGCCCTAACCCGGGCGGCGCAGGAAGTCTACGGCGAGCGGCTGGTGTCCCTGGCCGTCTTCGGTTCCGTGGGACGGGGGACCCCACGCTTCGACTCGGACGTTGATCTGCTGGTGGTAGCAACGGGCCTTCCCCGGGGGCGGATGGCCCGGGTGCGGGAGTTCTCAGCCGTGGAGGAGCGCCTGGCGCCGGCCCTGAAGAGTGCGGCCGCCGCCGGGGTGAGCACGGTAGTGAACCCGGTGTTTACCTAA
- a CDS encoding stalk domain-containing protein, giving the protein MSAAGKRLVTVAVVVILLSVATLALAAAPVKLVVNGREIRPDVPARLVGGRVMVPVRWVAEALGAKVEWDARTGEVRVTPAADPPEVAARKELELLSLGLRAVAGPRELVEKYAQALKSRNGALARAYLAPELKEQVLPGVIGVSTPITAVEIEEKGAYGANRSFLLRAYFGAYGDRAPALAFSQVVTVAPENGGRYLIVDVIALEDNTNGAFWEQPGEVLAALPEGTRVLRWARVDADGDGGQDGIYLVYGNGETGRYALWRGGRLYPLGGEVALGNQLFTPPLVESVRDINGDGRPEIFWSDWGANAGEMRIYVWSDRGPVVLLEVGANRIELVDLDGDGRLEIAVGNRPRSLAEPVFKLYRWQNGRYVELPGTFREEGGRYLPLEEAAD; this is encoded by the coding sequence ATGAGCGCAGCTGGCAAGCGTCTGGTTACGGTCGCAGTGGTTGTTATCCTTCTTTCCGTCGCCACTCTGGCTCTGGCGGCCGCGCCCGTTAAACTGGTGGTCAACGGTCGGGAAATCCGGCCTGACGTGCCGGCGCGCCTGGTCGGAGGCCGGGTCATGGTGCCGGTGCGCTGGGTGGCCGAGGCTCTAGGCGCGAAGGTGGAGTGGGATGCTCGGACCGGGGAGGTAAGGGTTACCCCGGCGGCGGACCCGCCGGAGGTCGCGGCGCGAAAGGAGTTGGAGCTGCTGAGCCTCGGGCTGCGGGCGGTGGCCGGCCCCCGGGAGTTGGTAGAGAAGTATGCCCAGGCTCTCAAGAGCCGCAACGGCGCCCTGGCGCGGGCCTACCTGGCTCCTGAGCTCAAGGAGCAGGTCTTGCCCGGAGTCATCGGCGTTTCCACACCCATCACCGCCGTGGAAATAGAGGAAAAGGGGGCGTATGGTGCCAACAGGTCGTTTCTTTTGCGCGCCTACTTCGGCGCCTACGGGGACAGAGCCCCGGCCCTCGCCTTCAGCCAGGTGGTGACCGTCGCCCCGGAGAACGGCGGCCGGTACTTGATCGTGGACGTTATCGCCCTGGAAGACAACACCAACGGCGCTTTCTGGGAACAGCCCGGGGAAGTCTTAGCTGCCTTGCCGGAAGGCACCAGGGTTCTCCGCTGGGCCAGGGTGGACGCCGACGGGGACGGCGGGCAAGACGGCATCTATCTGGTCTACGGCAACGGGGAGACCGGGAGGTACGCGCTCTGGCGGGGGGGCCGCCTCTATCCTTTGGGAGGTGAAGTGGCCCTGGGCAACCAGCTCTTTACTCCGCCCCTGGTAGAGAGCGTGCGCGACATCAACGGCGATGGGCGGCCGGAAATCTTCTGGTCCGACTGGGGCGCTAACGCCGGCGAGATGAGGATCTACGTCTGGAGCGATCGAGGCCCGGTGGTTCTTCTTGAAGTCGGTGCCAACCGGATCGAACTGGTCGACCTGGACGGGGACGGCAGGCTGGAAATAGCCGTAGGCAACCGCCCCCGCTCCCTGGCCGAACCCGTCTTCAAGCTCTACCGGTGGCAGAACGGAAGATACGTGGAGCTGCCCGGCACGTTCCGCGAGGAAGGCGGCCGCTACCTTCCCCTAGAGGAGGCCGCCGATTAG
- a CDS encoding anti-sigma factor C-terminal domain-containing protein, translating to MPSYHADNLQRTAAFLREHGVRYYGVVAVGDPATLQELSRNESITGAVLGIVTPPY from the coding sequence ATTCCGAGTTATCACGCCGACAATCTCCAGCGAACCGCCGCCTTCCTCCGGGAGCACGGCGTGCGCTACTACGGCGTCGTCGCCGTGGGTGACCCGGCGACCCTACAGGAACTGTCCCGTAACGAGTCCATAACCGGCGCGGTGCTGGGGATCGTTACCCCTCCGTATTGA